The segment CAACTAAAAATTCATGCCATCCCTATTTCATCAGCATTGACAAACTCTATGTTAGGCTATGAAAACATTACACAATTATCTAATTCAACCTATTTAATCGGTACAACTGACGGATATTATACCATCAACATTAACGATCTAAGTTTTAAAAACAACAGCGTTTCCATATCGGGTATAACCATTAACAAATTAGACCAAAAATCAATCAACTGTTCCGTCAAAGATCCCGGTGAATTCAAACATGATGAAAACAACGTTATAATCAATTATACGGTTCCCGAATACAACAAATATATTTATACAGAATACCAATATTTACTGGAAGGTTTACAGGAAAAATGGAGTCAATGGTCAGCAAAAACCGCAGCTAATTATAAAAATTTACCTCCGGGAGATTATGTTTTTAAAGTAAGGGCAAAGATTGCCAACTCCACTCCCGAAAATATTGCAACCTATAGTTTTACCATAAAGAAACCATGGTACGCAACTAATTTAGCCGTGATTATCTATTTTGTATTGGGCTTTTTATTGGCTGTATATATACACAAAACCTATAAAAGATATTATCGCCAAAAAGAACAAAAGCTTATTGAAGAAAACAATCTTTTACTTGAAATTGCGGCTCTAGAAAGTGAACAGCAATTAATGAAGCTTAAAAACGAGCAACTATCCAGCGATATGGATACTAAGAATCGGGAATTAGCTGTTTCAACTATGAGTTTGATTAAAAAGAATGAGCTGTTGGCTTTGATAAAAGAAGATTTAAAACACACTTCTGTAGATAACAGTAATAAAAGCATCAAATCGGTTATTTCAACCATTACCAAAAACATTAGCGAAGAAGATACCTGGACAGTTTTTAAAGAAGCATTTGATAATGCTGATAATGATTTTTTAAAGAAAGTAAAACAAGCGCATCCTTCTTTAACTCCAAATGATTTGCGCCTTTGTGCCTATTTGCGATTGAATTTATCTTCCAAAGAAATTGCTCCATTACTTAATATTTCTGTTCGAAGTGTTGAAATAAAACGATATCGTTTACGCAAAAAGATGGATTTGCCACACGAACAAGGCTTGGTAGAGTATATATTGTACATCTAGCCTTTACATGATGATATGTTTTACCTATACATAAGCACAACAATAACCTTGTAGTTTGATTTTTTAATCGTAATAACAATAAATTATCACCTCTTAATTTATTGCTAATTAATCTGTTTTTCTATAAAAATGACAAATAACATGCAAAAATATTGCGATGTATGTTTTTTGTTGTGGTTGTTTTTGATTTTGTTATAATTTATAAATCTATTTTTATAATGAAAATTTTAAGACTCAACCCCAAAACCAATTTTAACAATTTCAAAACCAATAATCAATAATAACAAATGAGAAAAATTATTTTACTTCTAATCTTTTGGAGTTTTTCTTCAACTATTTATGCTCAAGCGGATATTGTTTCACTTGAAAAAAATGCTCAAGGAACAAAACTAGTTGTCAACGGTAAAGATTTTATGGTCAACGGTATGAACTGGGATTATATTCCAATTGGCAATAATTACAACTACAGTTTGTGGAAACAATCTGATGATGTTATTAAAGCTGCTCTGGATACCGAGATGTCTTTGCTAAAAAATATGGGGGTTAATGTCATCAGACAGTATACCGGAATTCAACCAAAATGGATTCAATATATACATGACAAATATGGTATTTATACAATGTTGAATCATTCATTTGGCAGATATGGTTTAACCTTAAATGGAACCTGGGTTCCTAATACCGAATACTCAAACCCATTAACTCGGGAATTACTACTCAAAGAGACTAAAGAAATGGTTGAAGAGTATAAAAATACTCCCGGTGTTTTATTGTTTCTGTTAGGTAATGAAAATAACTATGGTTTGTTTTGGGATGGTGCTGAAACAGAGAATATTCCAATGGAAGACAGAAAATCTACTATCAGATCTAAAGACATGTATAAACTGTTTAATGATGCTGTAGTTGCTATGAAGAATGTCGACAAATCGCATCCTATTGCAATTTGTAATGGAGATCTACTCTTCTTAGATATCATTGCTGAAGAATGTAAAGACATTGATATTTTGGGTCTTAATATGTATCGTGGAGTATCTTTTGGCGATGCCTTTCAAAAAGTTAAAGAAAAAATAGATAAACCAATATTGTTTACTGAATTTGGCGCTGATGCTTTTAATGTATTAGAAAATGCTGAAGACCAAAAATCACAGGCTTACTATATGGTTGGCAACTGGAAAGAAATATATGAAAATGCTGCAGGTATTGGTAAAGTTGGTAATTCAATTGGAGGTTTTACTTTTCAATTTAGTGATGGTTGGTGGAAATACGGACAAACAAAAAATTTAGATATACATGATGATAATGCTTCGTGGTCTAATGGTGGTTATATAAATGACTTTATTAAAGGTCAAAATAATATGAACGAAGAATGGTTTGGAATTTGTGCAAAAGGGCCAACGAATGCCAGAGGTTTGTATGATTTATATCCGCGTGCAGCCTATTATGCCTTAAAAGAAGCTCACAGAGTTAATCCGTATGAACCAGGAACTACAAGTGAAACGATAAACAGAGCTTTCAATAATGTTAATTTAATGGATGCAGTTTTAAAAGCAAGAGGAGATAAAGCTGCCTTAGGCGGTAATGATAATGAAATCCTGAAAATCAGTAATTTAAGAGCTGAGTTTACCACTTTTAGCACTGGAGGTAGTTTAATTACTACTCCAAAAGAAGCTGATCCTGAAGCAAATACCTATCCAAATAAATTAGGCTTTGATCATATGCAATCTTATTTTGTTGGTGTTGAAGGAAATCCAGCACCAAATATGAAAGCTAATGTAAATGTGAATATTTTAGGGCGTGTGGCAGAAAATCCAATAAATGAAATATTTTATGAAAATAGAGGTCGTACCCAAACAGTTAGTACTCCTGATGGACCGGTTGAAATAAGTGACAACAACAGAGTTCAAATTTATAATGCTTCTTACTCTTGGAATGAAAAAGATTTTGATTTAAGAGGTTTTTACAGAACGGGACATTATCATTGGGGATATGAAGGTGATTTCTTTGCCTTGTACCCTGAAGCAAATTACGGTCCGAATTTGGACATTTATAACGGCGAAACTCTTGGATTAGAAATAGACGGAAAAAGAAGTTTAAATGGTCTTAAAGCTGCTTTTGGTCCACAACTTTGGTGGGGAGCAAACCCAGCATTGTTGTTGAAATATAGTAAAAAAATCGGTGCTTTTGATGCCACTGCAGTGTATCATGAAGATCTTGCAAATGCGGGTGCGGCTCTAACATCTATCGCTATTCCATTACCAAAAACCAGAAGAGCCACTTTGCATCTTAAAACTAAAGTTGGTTCGCTGGGCATTGAGTTTGGAGGTATTTGGGGAGGACAACCCTTGAATGGCAGAGTTTTTCAATATGCTGAAGAAACTACACCCGGAAACTACACAGTTTATAATGACAAAGTTAATAACAAAGACAATTGGGGAGGAAAAGCTAAATTAACTTTATCAAAAGGAAAGTTTAATATCTATACACAAGGAGCAATTATGGGATTAGTTGCAAATGGTGGTGCAGATAATGTTCAAACTTTCACAGGGTGGAGATTAAAAGATACCGGAAGCGGAAATCAAATGAATTTCTTAACCGGATTTACATATAACGTTAATTCAAACTTTCAAATTGCACCAAATTTTTTATGGCAAAAACCACTAGTTGAAGCCATGCCAAATGATGTAAGTTCGCCCGGAAGATTACGTAATATTCAAGATGATCCATTTGTGGTCAGAGCTAACAGGGAAACTGTTGGAGGAGAATTATTATTAACCTACGACCCTACTCCTGCAACATGGATGTATGAATGGAACAACGATATGGTTGAAGATGCAAAATTTGCCGTAAGCACAGGTTTTGTTTACAGAAATTTACCTACAACACAAGATGCCGCAATTGGATTCCTAAGTAATCGTACTGCTTTTGCATTTGCTAAATCAGCACCTGCTCAAAATTTATGGGAATCGAATACGAGAATAGTTTCAAAATTAACTCCGGATCTTGGAGTTAT is part of the Flavobacterium sangjuense genome and harbors:
- a CDS encoding glycoside hydrolase family 2 TIM barrel-domain containing protein, which translates into the protein MRKIILLLIFWSFSSTIYAQADIVSLEKNAQGTKLVVNGKDFMVNGMNWDYIPIGNNYNYSLWKQSDDVIKAALDTEMSLLKNMGVNVIRQYTGIQPKWIQYIHDKYGIYTMLNHSFGRYGLTLNGTWVPNTEYSNPLTRELLLKETKEMVEEYKNTPGVLLFLLGNENNYGLFWDGAETENIPMEDRKSTIRSKDMYKLFNDAVVAMKNVDKSHPIAICNGDLLFLDIIAEECKDIDILGLNMYRGVSFGDAFQKVKEKIDKPILFTEFGADAFNVLENAEDQKSQAYYMVGNWKEIYENAAGIGKVGNSIGGFTFQFSDGWWKYGQTKNLDIHDDNASWSNGGYINDFIKGQNNMNEEWFGICAKGPTNARGLYDLYPRAAYYALKEAHRVNPYEPGTTSETINRAFNNVNLMDAVLKARGDKAALGGNDNEILKISNLRAEFTTFSTGGSLITTPKEADPEANTYPNKLGFDHMQSYFVGVEGNPAPNMKANVNVNILGRVAENPINEIFYENRGRTQTVSTPDGPVEISDNNRVQIYNASYSWNEKDFDLRGFYRTGHYHWGYEGDFFALYPEANYGPNLDIYNGETLGLEIDGKRSLNGLKAAFGPQLWWGANPALLLKYSKKIGAFDATAVYHEDLANAGAALTSIAIPLPKTRRATLHLKTKVGSLGIEFGGIWGGQPLNGRVFQYAEETTPGNYTVYNDKVNNKDNWGGKAKLTLSKGKFNIYTQGAIMGLVANGGADNVQTFTGWRLKDTGSGNQMNFLTGFTYNVNSNFQIAPNFLWQKPLVEAMPNDVSSPGRLRNIQDDPFVVRANRETVGGELLLTYDPTPATWMYEWNNDMVEDAKFAVSTGFVYRNLPTTQDAAIGFLSNRTAFAFAKSAPAQNLWESNTRIVSKLTPDLGVIANMYFGNGQANGDSERTINRAGGDIRLIYRKIKLTSSIKFNDWGPFDYHRDFNLTYPLQLMLDLSTSVGKPNWYVLPNTKIGIMGTWRSLDQYSPRYSPNQTSGPFVTEPIVSPVGFPNGSEWEIRTYVHINIGK